In the Candidatus Zixiibacteriota bacterium genome, one interval contains:
- a CDS encoding tetratricopeptide repeat protein: MKRVKEGVMSMAVIVMLGGWGMKAEAKDVASLLQAADSVFALKEWERAASLYEAVTEQDSANGNGWYGLAVASHYAGDWERALEAYEKAAQHGRSPLISQYNMACIYSVRKDTSKAIEMLYRVIDGGYPTANYLKNDSDLAAVRAHKEYEQLLHRADSAMSPCEYNPQCRVFDFWVGDWEVRTTSGGVAGHNRIEKTLDGCLLIENWESVSGGTGKSVNYYDPSVGKWVQNWVDSRGNVIHYVGGMEEGSMKFEGYNYAPDGSRERSRMSFTPMEEGKVRQLIEQSTDEGKSWYIWFEGIYSPVKK, encoded by the coding sequence ATGAAGAGGGTTAAAGAAGGTGTTATGTCGATGGCGGTTATTGTGATGTTGGGTGGTTGGGGAATGAAGGCTGAAGCGAAAGATGTTGCGAGCCTGCTTCAGGCGGCGGACTCGGTTTTCGCGCTGAAGGAGTGGGAAAGAGCGGCGAGTTTGTATGAGGCTGTCACGGAACAAGATTCAGCGAACGGGAACGGATGGTACGGGCTGGCGGTTGCATCGCATTATGCGGGAGACTGGGAGAGAGCGCTGGAGGCATATGAAAAGGCGGCGCAGCACGGGAGATCTCCCTTGATTTCACAGTACAATATGGCCTGCATATATTCGGTAAGGAAGGATACCTCTAAAGCAATAGAAATGCTCTACCGGGTTATAGACGGGGGATATCCGACAGCCAATTATCTCAAGAATGACAGCGACCTGGCGGCAGTGCGGGCGCATAAGGAATATGAGCAACTTCTGCATCGGGCGGACAGCGCCATGAGCCCGTGCGAGTACAATCCGCAGTGCCGGGTATTTGATTTCTGGGTCGGTGACTGGGAAGTGAGAACGACGAGTGGGGGAGTGGCGGGACATAATCGGATTGAAAAAACGCTTGACGGGTGTCTCTTGATTGAAAACTGGGAATCTGTCAGCGGCGGCACGGGGAAGAGCGTCAATTATTATGACCCCTCGGTGGGGAAATGGGTGCAAAACTGGGTCGATTCGCGGGGGAATGTAATACATTATGTTGGCGGGATGGAGGAAGGGTCGATGAAGTTCGAGGGGTATAACTATGCGCCGGACGGGAGCAGGGAGCGGTCGCGGATGTCATTTACACCGATGGAGGAAGGGAAGGTGAGACAGTTGATAGAGCAGTCGACCGATGAGGGGAAGAGCTGGTATATCTGGTTTGAGGGGATATATTCGCCGGTAAAGAAG
- a CDS encoding DNRLRE domain-containing protein, whose protein sequence is MSGTVVRVQTSIPVINARVILGQDSTVTDSAGKYLFAEVVEGVYPISVMCDSFGYYHDNITVKRDLIYNVPLVPAVRLFGKVYDHLMQPLGGAIVEAGGIVDTTQVDGGYQLPNVPTGNRELSCYHPEHYRFVVTINIPSVPFEFNIYLYPAANLFGIVYGDSGRPLSGAVVSVAGLGDTSGQWGGYELKEVPLGHQSLSCTHQDYFDHTEEIEVTMAPTRVDVVMDNLVNLIGTVSNQYYGLVAGAEISIAGLKDTSDLNGHYQFRNVQLGFQGITCTHPQYFFAPDTISITQSLKIYDIKMLRAVKETLYVEEDVTLEAHLQGFRDDCGGLGGVATSYPYAERLDIYGSSWIEYPYPDDHYFYYRYCEIERFYVKLPFRQKSDAFISAEFLLYCFGGDTRVWYKFTESDWAESTLTWSTQPADADQHFSYFEPSAGSEISIDLTSIYEDLEYHMPALFFWAGVPNPWELDAWASFASSENADLSKRPKVIITSLY, encoded by the coding sequence GTGTCGGGAACAGTGGTGCGGGTGCAGACGTCGATTCCGGTCATAAATGCCAGAGTGATATTGGGGCAGGACAGCACGGTGACAGATAGCGCGGGGAAGTATCTGTTTGCGGAAGTGGTGGAGGGGGTGTATCCGATATCGGTGATGTGCGACAGTTTCGGGTATTACCATGACAATATCACAGTCAAAAGAGATCTAATTTATAATGTGCCGCTGGTGCCGGCGGTGAGGTTATTCGGGAAAGTATATGACCATTTGATGCAGCCACTCGGCGGTGCGATAGTTGAAGCTGGTGGGATAGTGGACACGACGCAGGTTGACGGGGGCTACCAGTTGCCGAATGTACCAACGGGAAATAGAGAATTATCCTGCTACCATCCGGAGCATTATCGATTCGTGGTCACAATTAATATCCCTTCAGTTCCATTTGAATTCAATATCTACCTGTATCCGGCGGCCAACCTGTTTGGAATCGTCTATGGCGATTCAGGGCGGCCGCTTTCGGGAGCGGTGGTTTCGGTTGCGGGATTGGGTGATACATCCGGGCAGTGGGGAGGATATGAGTTAAAGGAAGTACCGCTTGGTCACCAGAGCTTGAGTTGTACACATCAAGATTATTTCGACCATACAGAAGAAATCGAGGTTACAATGGCGCCGACCAGGGTAGATGTAGTTATGGACAATCTGGTAAACCTGATCGGGACGGTGTCAAATCAATATTACGGATTAGTTGCAGGCGCGGAAATATCTATAGCAGGATTGAAAGACACATCTGATTTGAACGGACATTATCAGTTCCGAAATGTGCAGCTGGGGTTTCAGGGGATAACCTGCACGCATCCTCAATATTTCTTTGCGCCGGATACCATTTCCATAACTCAGAGCCTGAAGATATATGACATTAAGATGCTTCGGGCGGTGAAAGAGACGCTGTATGTGGAGGAAGATGTGACATTGGAAGCTCACCTGCAGGGATTTCGAGATGATTGTGGCGGTCTTGGGGGAGTGGCTACTTCTTATCCTTATGCTGAAAGACTCGACATTTATGGAAGTAGCTGGATTGAATATCCTTATCCTGATGACCATTATTTTTATTATCGCTACTGCGAAATCGAGCGGTTCTATGTCAAATTGCCGTTTAGACAGAAATCCGATGCCTTTATTTCAGCGGAATTTTTGCTATATTGCTTTGGCGGGGACACCAGGGTTTGGTATAAATTCACGGAATCCGATTGGGCCGAAAGTACACTGACTTGGAGTACGCAACCTGCAGATGCAGATCAGCACTTTTCGTACTTTGAACCATCTGCTGGCTCAGAAATCTCAATTGATCTGACCAGTATTTATGAAGACCTCGAATATCATATGCCAGCACTGTTTTTTTGGGCCGGGGTGCCTAACCCTTGGGAACTCGACGCTTGGGCCAGTTTTGCTTCCAGCGAGAACGCCGATTTGAGCAAGCGCCCCAAGGTGATAATAACTTCATTGTACTAG